A stretch of the Flavobacterium aquiphilum genome encodes the following:
- a CDS encoding type II secretion system protein GspD: MKKIIALITILFFQISFSQENRILQLKNNIEAISADTPGLNEKININIKEASLSSFLLAVSQIHKLNFSIDTNLNKINIVNNFSDVTVGDLLIFLCKEYNLTIDFSGNILAIKPYEKPKEIQKDKIIDVSYDLGKDLLSLNLKDDKLYDVFKKIMDESGKNLVFAPGLENNLLTAYIKNMPFDAALNKLAFANNLNVTKSRDNFYIFDKFEGNFVTEGSPDSNGATVRQNKPQRPRKSNFFFTVLDAEKRLLNVDFENTPISSIVYDIGHELDLDMFISSPLESAGNATVKAKNITFDELLVKLFETKADNNSSSNNNSQQFSNNGNNSMASASSYTFKKNGSVYYFGTKDQLVVRNIKLIPLMYRSIEILNDPSKEGRSAGRLSNTNNYSNYNSFDTTSNNSTRSSSNSNYSNANSNSSNSAGNYSSSGANSSGSSESILTIIPDEVKKDLDIKIDKELNSFLVNGPAANIERFESFIKYIDKAVPVILIEVMLLEVNRNAKVETGIKAGIGDKPVTTSGTVFPNADINLGATTINKIIDGFSGFGSLNIGKVVPNFYLSLKAMETNGNLKIRSSPRLSTLNGHKAYLSIGETTYYVVTNQNYYGSQIPQASEVKNYQPIDAELSVSIMPLVSGNGQITLDIKVIQSSFNGQKVDANAPPGINSREFTSIVRVKDEDLIVLGGLEESVKNDSGTGVPVLSRIPVVKWFFSSRKREDSKKKLSVLIKPTVIY; this comes from the coding sequence ATGAAAAAAATAATTGCCCTAATTACAATACTGTTTTTTCAAATTTCATTTTCACAGGAGAACAGAATATTACAGCTTAAAAACAATATTGAAGCTATTTCTGCCGATACGCCGGGATTAAACGAAAAGATTAATATTAACATCAAAGAAGCTTCGTTATCAAGTTTTCTATTGGCCGTGTCTCAAATCCATAAATTAAATTTTAGCATTGACACCAATTTAAATAAAATTAATATTGTAAACAATTTTTCAGATGTAACTGTTGGGGATTTGCTTATATTCTTATGCAAGGAATACAATCTTACAATTGATTTTAGTGGAAATATTCTCGCAATAAAACCATACGAAAAACCAAAAGAAATTCAAAAGGACAAAATTATTGATGTTTCCTATGATTTGGGAAAAGATTTACTTTCCTTGAATTTGAAGGATGATAAATTATACGATGTTTTCAAAAAAATCATGGATGAAAGTGGCAAAAATTTAGTTTTTGCACCGGGTTTAGAAAATAATCTATTGACAGCATATATTAAAAATATGCCTTTTGATGCGGCTTTAAATAAATTGGCTTTTGCTAATAATTTGAATGTCACTAAATCTAGGGACAATTTTTACATTTTTGATAAGTTTGAAGGAAATTTTGTAACTGAAGGATCTCCTGATTCTAATGGCGCAACTGTAAGACAAAATAAACCACAGCGACCAAGAAAATCTAATTTCTTCTTTACGGTTCTAGATGCCGAGAAAAGACTGCTCAATGTTGATTTTGAAAACACACCAATTTCAAGTATCGTTTATGACATAGGCCATGAACTTGATTTGGATATGTTTATATCCAGCCCTTTGGAAAGCGCCGGAAACGCAACAGTAAAGGCAAAAAACATTACTTTCGATGAACTTTTGGTAAAACTTTTTGAAACAAAAGCGGACAATAATTCTTCATCAAACAATAATTCACAACAATTTAGTAATAACGGTAATAATTCAATGGCATCCGCCTCTAGCTATACTTTTAAAAAGAATGGTTCTGTTTATTATTTTGGAACTAAAGACCAACTTGTAGTCAGAAATATTAAATTGATTCCTTTAATGTACCGATCCATCGAAATTTTGAATGACCCATCCAAAGAAGGCAGAAGTGCAGGTAGATTAAGCAACACGAATAATTATTCCAATTATAACTCTTTTGATACCACAAGTAACAACAGTACTAGATCGAGTTCTAATTCCAATTACTCAAATGCCAACAGTAACTCTAGCAATAGTGCTGGCAATTATTCGTCATCGGGAGCAAATAGCAGTGGTTCTTCAGAATCAATTTTAACTATTATCCCTGATGAAGTAAAAAAAGATTTAGATATAAAAATTGATAAGGAACTAAATAGTTTCTTAGTAAATGGTCCTGCTGCGAATATTGAACGGTTTGAGTCTTTTATAAAATATATTGACAAAGCAGTTCCCGTTATTTTAATTGAAGTGATGCTTCTGGAGGTAAATCGTAACGCAAAAGTGGAAACAGGCATCAAGGCGGGAATTGGGGACAAGCCGGTAACAACTTCCGGAACTGTATTCCCTAACGCCGATATTAATTTAGGAGCAACAACAATTAACAAAATCATTGACGGATTTAGCGGATTTGGCTCTTTGAATATAGGGAAAGTTGTTCCTAATTTTTATTTAAGTCTAAAAGCGATGGAAACAAACGGAAATTTAAAAATTCGTTCTTCCCCTAGGTTATCTACCCTAAATGGGCACAAAGCTTATTTGTCCATTGGAGAAACAACCTACTATGTAGTCACAAATCAAAATTATTACGGTTCCCAAATCCCTCAGGCTTCTGAAGTAAAAAATTATCAACCTATTGATGCTGAATTATCAGTTAGTATTATGCCATTGGTTTCCGGCAACGGTCAGATTACTTTGGATATTAAAGTAATACAATCTAGTTTTAATGGCCAAAAAGTTGATGCTAATGCGCCTCCGGGAATCAATTCCAGAGAATTCACATCAATTGTTAGAGTAAAAGACGAAGACTTAATCGTGTTGGGAGGACTTGAAGAATCGGTAAAAAATGACTCGGGAACTGGAGTTCCGGTTTTATCAAGAATTCCGGTTGTAAAATGGTTCTTTAGCTCCCGAAAAAGAGAAGATTCTAAGAAAAAACTAAGCGTGTTAATCAAACCTACTGTTATTTACTAA
- a CDS encoding RHS repeat domain-containing protein, whose protein sequence is MHLTLPHSQTNLLSILKCQYFFVRLTNTLLVLFFLFLTTEKISAQYIGHEQFNVYSPNTYSLGQYGDIPVNLSLGIPEISVPVIKFSDKDINLDISLSYHASGIKVDEEASWVGLGWALNAGGVITREIRGLPDGYKYNGNLQTRNSISDCNNCYNATSVGNYVNQIKQNLRDGALNVTDNGSDIFYYNFNGRAGKFFLDGTANATLTQYEDFKIQFVADGITNDPLYTGGDFIITDERGFVYEFKAHEKIRAIDGGTSYVGAWYLSKITSPSGGQLTFEYKAGGKISSVYQKRCYSEAYFAVGENSPTHTIPNQYTNTCITRGDDVEGIVLTKITSSTGNSIEFVTSPNPRLDSESMTDNQLDFIILKDKNNQQVKKFRFNYSYFQANNSKKIGLEFGGGIQCLNYRLRLDSFREIALDGSEQSPYRFEYFGDNDPQTDDPYTLPYRLSPCQDHWGYYNNSFNQTIFPSNPQDRPFRIDGWSSFVMSGTYGAGTNFAFGISNGGTREPDAVATKACALNKIIFPTGGYTHFEFETHSINYENYNYLWPITGGLRVKQIETKESSSSVPVIKNYEYPDYMSSEKCFFSSDNPYYTWYNSGYDPIRPDLEGDWRKLAAFGVPAYLAVNNRFIVRVEGAPQLRLGAGTNAIYTGVKEISPGNGSTVYNYSFAPDFEFGGDFNFEGVSLPGLFNSALVQTDYIYTSPPTFQTQGISSCTFPFPNFLNNDWRRGHLLTKETYAENGTLVSRDSITYDIRALKAVPGYKVTAFGDEIQYFYARYYDIGGMAKPMKQVTKLFDSNGKYIETVKELEYNSPYHKQLTQTREYDSKGNAITTKYFYPTEYATTLSNLKDKHIIAPVDVRSYRNSDLIAGEQIQYGTNGLPLTIHKAEVSGADITFNPQSPYTFSPKLSNTYDTNNNLNSQTVTDGITYVYIWGYDSQYPIAKIENASYSQVSSQVANLQSKSNLDNDRKIDIINSDGTINYQGNEGALRSALANLRNSLPNAMVTTYTYDPLIGVTSITDPKGYTTYYQYDNFNRLKQVIDAQGNILSENQYNYKQ, encoded by the coding sequence ATGCACTTGACCCTTCCTCATTCACAAACCAACCTTTTGTCAATCCTTAAATGCCAATATTTCTTTGTCCGATTGACAAATACTTTATTAGTTTTGTTTTTTTTATTCCTAACTACTGAAAAAATTTCAGCACAATATATTGGACACGAACAATTCAATGTATATTCTCCAAACACTTATTCTCTTGGTCAATACGGCGATATTCCTGTCAATTTATCCCTAGGAATCCCTGAAATTAGCGTGCCTGTAATTAAATTTTCTGATAAGGATATCAATCTCGACATATCATTATCCTACCACGCATCCGGTATTAAAGTTGACGAAGAAGCCTCTTGGGTTGGTTTGGGCTGGGCATTAAATGCCGGAGGGGTAATTACCCGAGAAATCAGGGGACTTCCAGATGGCTATAAATATAATGGAAATTTACAGACCAGAAATTCTATTTCCGATTGCAATAACTGTTATAATGCTACTTCAGTAGGGAACTATGTGAATCAAATTAAACAAAATCTAAGAGATGGAGCTTTAAATGTAACCGATAATGGTTCAGATATATTCTACTATAATTTTAACGGGAGGGCTGGTAAATTTTTCTTGGACGGAACTGCCAATGCCACCTTAACCCAATATGAAGATTTTAAAATTCAGTTTGTAGCTGATGGTATTACAAATGACCCATTATATACCGGGGGAGATTTTATCATTACTGATGAACGAGGTTTTGTTTATGAATTTAAAGCTCATGAAAAGATACGCGCAATTGATGGAGGAACCTCATATGTTGGCGCATGGTATCTTTCCAAGATAACAAGCCCTTCAGGAGGGCAGCTCACATTCGAATATAAAGCGGGCGGTAAAATATCTTCTGTTTATCAGAAAAGATGTTATAGCGAAGCATATTTTGCGGTCGGTGAAAACAGCCCCACGCATACTATTCCCAATCAGTATACAAACACATGTATTACTCGTGGTGACGACGTTGAGGGAATTGTGCTGACTAAAATTACAAGCTCAACTGGAAATTCAATAGAGTTTGTAACCTCTCCTAATCCAAGGCTCGATAGTGAATCAATGACAGACAATCAGCTTGATTTTATTATATTGAAGGACAAAAATAATCAACAGGTAAAGAAATTCCGTTTTAATTATAGCTATTTCCAAGCTAATAACTCCAAGAAAATAGGATTAGAATTTGGTGGTGGAATCCAGTGCCTTAATTATCGATTGAGATTGGATTCATTTCGCGAAATAGCTTTAGATGGTAGTGAACAAAGTCCTTATCGATTTGAGTATTTTGGAGATAATGATCCACAAACTGACGATCCTTATACACTTCCCTATCGCTTATCACCTTGCCAAGATCATTGGGGGTATTACAATAATAGTTTTAATCAAACAATTTTCCCAAGTAATCCACAGGATAGGCCTTTCCGTATTGATGGCTGGTCCAGTTTTGTGATGTCGGGTACGTATGGTGCCGGAACAAATTTTGCATTTGGTATAAGCAATGGAGGGACAAGAGAGCCAGACGCAGTGGCAACTAAGGCATGTGCCTTAAATAAAATCATATTTCCTACAGGGGGATATACACATTTTGAATTCGAAACACATTCTATAAATTATGAGAATTACAATTATTTATGGCCGATAACCGGTGGCTTAAGGGTCAAACAAATTGAAACTAAGGAAAGTTCCTCTTCTGTTCCTGTTATAAAAAACTATGAATATCCGGATTATATGTCCAGTGAAAAATGCTTTTTCAGTTCAGACAATCCTTATTATACTTGGTACAATTCGGGTTATGATCCTATACGTCCCGATCTTGAAGGAGACTGGAGGAAATTAGCTGCTTTTGGAGTACCTGCTTATTTAGCAGTTAACAACAGGTTTATAGTCCGTGTTGAAGGTGCACCTCAATTAAGACTTGGTGCAGGAACCAATGCGATCTACACTGGTGTCAAGGAAATATCACCTGGTAACGGTTCTACCGTATATAATTACAGCTTTGCTCCCGATTTTGAATTTGGAGGTGATTTTAATTTCGAAGGAGTATCACTTCCGGGATTGTTTAACTCGGCGTTGGTTCAAACAGACTATATATATACTTCTCCTCCAACTTTTCAAACTCAAGGTATTTCCTCCTGTACATTCCCTTTTCCGAATTTCCTTAACAATGATTGGAGACGAGGACATCTATTGACTAAAGAAACTTACGCAGAAAATGGTACATTAGTCTCTAGGGATTCTATTACTTACGATATTCGTGCACTTAAAGCGGTACCTGGCTATAAAGTAACAGCATTTGGAGATGAGATTCAATATTTCTACGCCCGATATTATGATATAGGCGGTATGGCTAAACCTATGAAGCAGGTAACAAAACTATTTGATAGCAATGGTAAATATATAGAGACAGTAAAAGAACTTGAGTATAACTCTCCTTACCATAAACAACTTACACAGACTAGGGAATATGATAGTAAGGGAAATGCTATTACAACGAAATATTTTTACCCAACCGAGTATGCTACCACTCTTTCCAATCTGAAGGATAAACACATTATTGCTCCTGTGGATGTCCGTAGTTATCGTAATTCGGACCTTATTGCAGGCGAACAGATTCAGTATGGTACAAATGGTTTACCTTTAACAATACACAAAGCAGAGGTGTCTGGTGCGGATATTACTTTTAATCCGCAGTCCCCCTATACTTTCAGTCCTAAACTCTCAAACACCTATGATACTAACAACAACTTGAATAGCCAGACCGTTACAGACGGAATTACTTATGTCTATATTTGGGGCTATGATTCTCAATATCCTATTGCAAAAATAGAGAATGCAAGCTATTCACAGGTATCCAGTCAGGTAGCCAATTTGCAATCAAAATCCAATCTGGATAATGATAGAAAAATAGATATCATAAATTCAGATGGTACAATAAACTATCAGGGTAATGAAGGAGCATTGCGTTCCGCTTTGGCAAACCTCAGAAATTCTCTTCCCAACGCCATGGTAACAACCTATACCTATGATCCATTAATAGGAGTTACAAGTATAACAGACCCCAAGGGATATACAACGTATTACCAGTACGATAATTTTAACCGTTTGAAACAAGTTATTGATGCACAGGGGAATATCCTTTCAGAGAACCAATACAATTACAAACAATAA
- a CDS encoding general secretion pathway protein — MNLNRKNKLLIIGFCGVLYICYSFAISNTIQYYSEYKNKQEEITADSNMPKLVAQLVQKEKQLDKMLSNYDESITESFQNDLLKQLTSYSNSYHLKIVDFKEPHMISQKGFTTTSYEFSLEGTFNGCLAALNKVENNPMLGSIKHLSFIKKRNYKTNADQLFVEVIIQKNKGL, encoded by the coding sequence ATGAATTTGAACAGAAAAAACAAACTGCTGATAATTGGATTTTGTGGTGTGCTTTACATTTGTTATTCATTTGCAATCTCAAATACCATACAGTATTACAGCGAGTACAAAAATAAGCAGGAAGAGATAACTGCAGATAGCAACATGCCAAAGTTAGTGGCGCAATTAGTCCAAAAAGAAAAGCAGTTAGATAAGATGCTGTCAAATTATGACGAAAGCATAACGGAATCATTTCAAAATGATTTACTGAAACAATTGACGTCTTACAGCAATAGCTATCATCTAAAGATTGTGGATTTTAAGGAGCCCCATATGATCTCGCAAAAAGGATTTACCACGACGAGTTATGAATTTTCCCTGGAAGGAACATTTAATGGTTGTTTGGCCGCTCTGAATAAAGTGGAAAACAATCCAATGTTGGGAAGTATCAAACATTTGAGCTTTATCAAAAAACGAAATTATAAAACCAATGCAGACCAATTGTTTGTAGAGGTCATAATTCAAAAAAACAAAGGCCTTTGA
- a CDS encoding GspE/PulE family protein, with protein MANFDIPIEFQQLVKSEQAYHYRIIPFCKNQQAVVLKTDASDITSLQNELSILLSFQVELQTDSTENINRYLSTNYRKTSGNVSDIHYTTDFLEKIVLNAKEIGSSDIHFEPYEKNARVRFRLDGKLKEQFHISTEEYPVIVNKIKIRAQLDISEKRLPQDGRISIVTDFEDFDVRVSVLPTLHGEKVVLRILSKDTSHIDINSLGFTDKELAAYLENIKRPNGIVLISGPTGSGKTTTLYATLKKLNLPNTNILTVEDPIEYTLEGINQVQLRENIGLDFAATLRTFLRQDPDIIMVGEIRDVNTANMAIRAALTGHLVLSTIHTNSAWATVSRLIDMGIPSFLIASTLNISVAQRLVRKLCDSCKTEETINAEIFPSGFKIPDDLTVHHTSVGCEHCYHTGYSGRKAIYEILPIGSELSNLIKNNQLDINDYLEEKNIFTLKRNALELIKEGITSVDEVFSLLL; from the coding sequence ATGGCAAATTTTGATATCCCAATAGAATTTCAGCAGCTTGTGAAATCAGAACAAGCCTACCATTACAGAATAATTCCTTTCTGTAAAAATCAGCAGGCTGTTGTATTAAAAACGGATGCTTCTGATATAACCTCCCTACAAAATGAATTAAGCATTTTACTTAGTTTTCAGGTTGAGTTACAAACAGATTCTACAGAAAATATCAATCGGTATTTAAGCACGAATTACCGAAAAACTTCTGGTAATGTTTCGGATATTCATTATACAACCGATTTTTTGGAGAAGATTGTATTGAATGCAAAGGAAATAGGAAGCAGTGATATTCATTTTGAACCCTACGAAAAAAATGCACGGGTTCGTTTCCGATTGGATGGAAAACTGAAAGAACAATTTCACATTTCGACCGAAGAATATCCGGTTATTGTAAATAAAATTAAAATTCGAGCCCAACTCGATATTTCTGAAAAAAGGCTCCCTCAGGACGGTCGTATTTCTATTGTTACAGATTTTGAGGATTTTGATGTCCGCGTCTCTGTTTTGCCAACTTTACATGGCGAAAAAGTGGTATTGCGTATCTTAAGTAAGGACACCAGTCATATAGACATAAACTCTCTAGGTTTTACAGATAAAGAATTAGCAGCCTATCTTGAAAATATAAAACGACCAAACGGCATCGTCCTTATTTCCGGCCCAACAGGTTCAGGAAAAACAACAACATTATATGCCACCTTAAAAAAATTAAATCTTCCCAACACCAATATTTTAACTGTAGAGGATCCTATTGAATACACTCTTGAAGGAATTAATCAGGTTCAGCTAAGAGAAAATATTGGGCTTGATTTTGCTGCAACATTAAGGACCTTTTTACGGCAGGATCCAGATATTATTATGGTTGGTGAGATACGTGACGTAAATACGGCCAATATGGCGATTCGTGCTGCCCTTACGGGACATTTAGTATTATCAACTATACACACTAATTCGGCCTGGGCTACAGTTTCAAGGTTAATTGACATGGGAATCCCTTCATTCTTAATAGCAAGTACACTCAATATAAGTGTTGCACAACGCTTAGTGCGAAAGCTGTGTGATTCGTGTAAAACTGAAGAAACTATAAATGCAGAAATCTTTCCAAGCGGATTTAAAATTCCAGATGATCTTACAGTACACCATACCTCAGTAGGCTGTGAACATTGCTATCATACAGGTTATTCAGGAAGAAAAGCGATTTACGAAATATTACCAATTGGATCAGAACTATCCAATTTGATAAAAAACAATCAACTGGATATCAATGATTATTTAGAAGAAAAAAACATTTTTACATTAAAGCGTAATGCTTTAGAATTAATAAAAGAAGGCATTACTTCTGTTGATGAAGTTTTTTCTTTACTCCTATAG
- a CDS encoding general secretion pathway protein, translating into MATLSLNTFLLGNQYIGIEHFTSNNEEKIALLLVEKKKEGLVIVKKDRVSYNGKIAEKWNTKLPFFLVINSNQVIQKEIPGIEASDEKLLHKSFPNTNWDEFYYEIWRLKTKSVIAIARKSYIDTLLKDYQNQKITIGGMSLGICSVIDIIDYANENELYTNHQRIALAEDQIITINPLESAITYNINDLQIENRQLLTFSGVLRLIINNTLNTGSIISFSEVLYNDYNQKAFFNKGFKIMVGILLGILLLNFMFFTHYYQLAQESSEILLVNKSAIENVGKIKQRIIAKEEKAKGIDGRISSRSSLIINEIANKVPASILLTELTFNPLEKKIKADEAIVTKDKTIVISGTTIANQDFTKWVEEIEKLKWVDKVLITHFGKNEENETTFSINLTLR; encoded by the coding sequence ATGGCCACATTATCCTTAAATACTTTTTTACTAGGAAATCAATACATTGGCATTGAACATTTCACTTCAAACAATGAAGAAAAAATTGCATTGCTTCTAGTTGAAAAGAAAAAAGAAGGCCTTGTAATTGTTAAAAAAGACAGAGTTAGCTATAATGGGAAAATAGCAGAAAAATGGAATACCAAGCTTCCCTTTTTTTTAGTTATAAATTCGAATCAGGTAATTCAAAAAGAAATTCCAGGCATAGAAGCATCTGATGAAAAACTGTTGCATAAATCTTTTCCAAACACAAACTGGGACGAGTTTTATTACGAAATCTGGAGATTAAAGACAAAATCGGTTATTGCAATTGCGAGAAAGTCTTATATAGACACTTTGCTTAAGGATTATCAAAATCAAAAAATAACTATCGGCGGAATGAGTCTTGGTATCTGTTCTGTTATTGATATCATTGATTATGCCAATGAAAATGAACTGTACACAAATCATCAACGAATAGCACTTGCAGAAGATCAGATAATCACCATTAATCCATTAGAATCTGCAATAACTTATAACATTAATGACCTTCAAATTGAAAACAGACAGTTATTAACTTTTTCAGGAGTTTTAAGATTGATAATAAATAACACTCTAAATACCGGTTCAATAATATCCTTTAGCGAAGTGTTGTATAACGACTATAACCAAAAAGCTTTTTTCAATAAAGGCTTCAAAATAATGGTCGGAATCCTATTGGGAATATTACTTTTAAATTTTATGTTTTTTACGCATTATTATCAGTTAGCCCAAGAATCATCCGAAATCTTATTAGTGAATAAATCTGCGATTGAAAATGTCGGCAAAATAAAACAACGAATTATTGCAAAAGAGGAAAAAGCAAAAGGAATAGACGGGAGAATATCTTCCCGAAGTTCTTTGATTATCAATGAAATCGCCAATAAAGTCCCTGCCTCTATCTTATTAACAGAATTAACTTTCAACCCGTTGGAGAAAAAAATCAAAGCCGATGAAGCAATAGTCACAAAAGATAAAACTATTGTAATTTCGGGTACTACAATTGCCAACCAAGATTTTACAAAATGGGTTGAAGAAATTGAAAAACTAAAATGGGTTGATAAGGTTCTAATAACGCATTTTGGCAAAAATGAAGAGAATGAAACAACATTTTCTATAAATCTAACACTTAGGTAA
- a CDS encoding type IV pilin protein, translated as MKNLTKRLRSFNLQEMLIVLAIIGILLLIALPNLMPLITKAKSVEAQVQLKAIYNAEKQYYFMYSKYSPDFTEIDFEAPKTTKESGSANYVYEIVQSSNSDFKVKATAITDFNGNGVFNVWEIDQNGVPKQIVND; from the coding sequence ATGAAAAACCTAACTAAAAGATTGCGATCTTTCAATCTCCAAGAAATGCTGATAGTATTAGCTATTATAGGGATTTTGTTATTGATAGCTTTACCAAACCTTATGCCTTTAATTACAAAAGCCAAAAGTGTAGAAGCACAAGTTCAATTAAAGGCAATTTATAATGCAGAAAAACAGTATTACTTCATGTATTCTAAATACAGTCCGGATTTTACTGAAATTGATTTTGAAGCACCAAAGACTACAAAAGAAAGTGGAAGTGCAAACTATGTTTATGAAATTGTACAATCAAGCAATAGTGATTTTAAAGTAAAAGCTACCGCTATTACTGATTTTAATGGAAATGGAGTTTTTAATGTTTGGGAAATTGATCAAAATGGTGTTCCAAAGCAAATCGTAAATGATTAA
- a CDS encoding PulJ/GspJ family protein, which yields MVTRKLRSFTLAELIVVMIITAIVVGMAFSVLRIVQKQIHTIQSNFDKTSALVLFEQKLWQDFNEPHAIFYDNDKQSLIMTSEIDTITYSFYEKYSMRNLDTIKLKIIPSKAFFKGKEINSGQIDALSVSAETELPGYQIFVSKKNDLTFFMNQEDGL from the coding sequence ATGGTCACAAGAAAATTAAGATCATTCACGTTAGCCGAATTAATAGTAGTCATGATTATAACTGCCATAGTCGTGGGTATGGCATTTAGTGTTTTAAGGATTGTCCAAAAACAGATTCATACCATTCAAAGTAATTTTGATAAAACAAGCGCATTGGTTCTTTTTGAACAAAAATTGTGGCAGGATTTCAATGAACCACATGCCATTTTCTATGATAATGATAAACAATCTCTCATAATGACATCCGAAATTGACACTATAACTTATTCGTTCTACGAAAAATACAGCATGCGAAACCTTGACACGATTAAATTAAAAATAATACCCAGCAAAGCCTTTTTTAAAGGAAAAGAAATAAATTCAGGGCAAATTGATGCCCTGTCTGTATCTGCCGAAACAGAATTACCCGGATATCAGATTTTTGTTTCAAAAAAAAATGACTTAACCTTTTTCATGAATCAGGAAGATGGCCTTTAA